The Brassica napus cultivar Da-Ae chromosome C1, Da-Ae, whole genome shotgun sequence DNA segment TGTAGCTTATGTCTTATCAAACGGTTCTGCTACTAATTTAGCAGTTAAATTTTGGATATCTCGAGGACTGTGCAGCTGATTGTAAAGCTCGATCAGTATGAGTCTATGAGACAATGCTATGAACACTTTTTAAGGTCATCTATCCACTATTAGTAGATAAAATGTTAGTCTACCGGTTCGAGAAATACACCAAAAATTGCTCATCTGATGCTTGATGTGGAACAAAATTGTTGTTGCTTTCTTTTGTGATGAGACATGTGTTTCCAACTTATAAACTATTTGTATGGAGCTCCGACTTATTAGTTACATATGTTTTtcctttaaaattatatattctaatCACGAGACATTAAACTAATCTTTAGTTTTCCCTATTATATGTCACAACGATGGAAAAATCAGAACGTTGAACACAAATATGTGGTGCATTTTCTTATATGCTTGAGCAACAAAAGAAGTTAGTTTAAAATGATGTGCTGATCTTTTAATTAAAGCATCACAGATATTGAGCGTATATTTTTCTGTTAATGATTATACTAATTATGTCTTTTTCCTCCggcatttttttgtttgttttagattATGAATCGGTTTCCTTTCTGTTAAACATCTTCTCGCCATTTGAATTACCAATATTAGAACACTCctgttttataaaataagttttggaaaaaaaatatacaaaattttaaagtgAATTCTAACCAAAAACTCGGTATTTTTTATTAGGCTaacaaatctaaaaaataaaatatacaaacccggcgcgtagcgccggaataacACTAGTAATATAATAAACTTTGTGTATCTGTTTTTTCCCGCATATTACAACACTCTGACATTTGAGATCCCCCGCCCCCATATTTTTTAAGATTAGAGGAACATTTGTTACACCCCTCAAATAGTGATATATGGAGGTGAGGAGGTGATTGTGGTTTTGGAGAGAGGTTGCTTGATAACGTGTTTACCAAGTTTGTCttgaaaaataagattactCGATATATAAACCCTTTTTGTTATGAGACTCTTGCTTTCTGGATACTCATTATTGCTCGCTACCTAGGCCTTTTAGTTCTCACTATTGTGTCCATTTCTCATATGGTCAAttctatacatatatataaattagtttctcACAAACACACTTTCTTGCCTCGTGGTATTTGGCTTTGCAGTCTATTCTCACAAGACGTATCCTACATTTAATACATGAAACTCCTAAGCATATCTTTACATCAACAGTCTTATGATGAGCCAGTAAAACATGTATGAACCCACATAATACTCACACACATTGTATTTGGAATAACTCACAACTTAACTGTTAATTAAGTCTGATCTCTCAAAAAATCCACTAATAAATCCGTAGAAAGTAAATTGTCTAAGTGTTTTGTCGATTTCGAAAAATAGGGATTTCATATTAATGTtttactacttttttttttcataccgGGTATTATTCAACgtttttatctatttaaagATGACAAATCTTGTGAAGATTTTcctattgaaaatattatattcctCGCCAATGAGACTGCGCGTGAGCTTTCACGCTCGCAGATATTCTCCTTCGTAATAAACGCCTACAAGTTACGATTGCTTTGACTTTAACTGCCATTATACTCTCAATGCCTCATAGATATTTTTCTGTTTATATGACAACTCATTTGATAACACTATGATTCTCTAATTTTCATATACATCCAAGAATTAAGAGTAAGAGAGCCTTGGTTTTTGACTAATCTTAGCTTAAGGTTTATTGTGTGAAGAGATCTTCAGATTTTATTGATACACAACCTCTGACACGTTTTGCTCATAATCTCAgtcttttaaaaacaaaatgtatCTCTTCTTCAGTTTCCACTCCCCAAGAATTTATATAAGAACCCCCTTCACAACACCAAAGATCACAACAACAAAACCTAGTAGAGCTCTTGAGGGAAATGGATAAGTTGAGTGTTATCGTTAAGGGAGACCATCAAGTGAATGAAGAGAAGCCTCCACCACGACTGTGTCCAAGGTGTAGCTCAGACAACACCAAGTTCTGTTACTACAACAACTACAGTGTGTCTCAACCTCGCTACAACTGCAGGAACTGTCGCCGATTCTGGACCCATGGTGGAGCTTTAAGGGACATACCAATTGGTGGAAGGGCCCGTAAAATCAAGCGTACAAGTATAGATCAGCCATCTGTTTCTCAGGTACTTTCTGTTGTCCAACAGGTTAATCATCACCAACCTTTCTTACATGCTCAAGAAACCAACGAGTTTCTTGGAACTTTTGGTGGTGCTGTTGGGAACCATTTCAGTTCTTCGCCTGAAATTCATGGTGAAATGGTGCTTCCAATTCAAAGTATTCCACCAATGGATCGCTTTGATCTCTTTGATGTTACGTTTAACCAAGGTTATTACGGTGTTGGATTCAATGATTTGGTTGGTAATCCTTTGATGAACCAATCAATCGGTGGACATGTTGATAACTATAACAGTTATCGCATGAATCAAGAGGATCCAAACAATCGAAACCAAAGCTTCAACAACAGCATCAACATGAATCATAATACCAGCACTAGTGGAAGCAGAGGATATCCAGGCACTGATCACATGACCGACAACAACAAAGACAGGAACAAGTGTGTGTTTAGTTCCTCCTATCACTTGGAGAAGTATGGTCCTTGATTCATAACCGTTTTACCCGTTATCTCTTTTTATTAAGCTAATAATGGTTcagtttttcttttatgttttctgtTGGGTCTTCTTGTTTTATCAGTTCTGTTGGGTCTTTTATTTCAATCTTATATAGTCTAAAAGTTTGCATCTTTGTTTACTTAAGATCAGACATAAGTTATATGTCTggtctttttataaaataaatagttaatcATCTATGTGTTTTCAAGTGTTTTATGTATTGCTCTGTTTTAGTatattctatgtttttaaattacGCCTAAGCACATAATGTGAGAAGCATTAATATAAGGTTAATCTATGGTTATGTCTGAGAATTAAACTTGTATTTTGTGACCGTCTGAAATATTAAACTTGTatattctatgtttttaaatattaaacttgtattttaaattatgcCTAAGCACAAAAGTTTTGTTGTTCGATGGTCTTAAAATTCAATTAAGCAGTGTAGGGATAAATGATTTTGTGACCGTTTAGAGTTTCACTATTGAGCTCCTAATttgtaaatcatttttatttaatatgatAACAGAATAACGGCTATGTTGTGGCGCCAACTCTTTCAAATGGTATGGGTACTGTAGTACTTTGTATTTCTTTTGTTCAtctacaatttataaaaatagaattttgagtTTCTGTTCTTCCCTTTTACTTTTCCTGTTTTTAAGTTATAAAGTGATTTTTGGAGATGTTTTAAAATAGGTTACTCGATATATGAACATTTTTCTTTGGTGTGGTCAACCATACAAACTTTACTCTTATAGTCGAGTTTCATTTCATGTCTTCTCGGCATTGATACTTTGATAAGTATTGTCAACTAATGTCTTTACAATTTATACCACTTTTTCTACCTGTATTAACTATTAAGTAGGGGAATCTTGTAACATATCTCTCGCTctttaagaaaacttattttCGCATTATGTACGAACTTTCTCATTATCAGTATTTATTTCGGTATCTATTacatttaaatgttttttgttctgttttgacTTCTTTGTATtcactatttttgtttatttatctttttaaaatttcaaaatttaaatttattttatagatattatattctaaattttgtaatatttttttatattccaTAAAGCAATATATACATGTACATATTTTGCTTGAAAAACCAATTCTtcttatacaattttaaatatatagaaaaatcatttttcgTTTTGTTAGGATTAGAGAAattattgatttttaattaaataatttatttttgaaaaattcaaattttatatttttgttaatttatatattataaaagtctctattaatttttttatttgatacctttttgatatattttctttaattgaaattgtatattacataatttttatcttacaaaacttttatttttcaaatagtttatatattcatataatttatctaatacttacaaaataaaacttAGATGTATGAAACACATGAtgaatttcttatatatatatatatatatatatatatatatatattaaatatctattaaattttattaatctaagAGTTTGCCACTTttagttaaataattttattttgtggttGCAATTTGTTATGTTAAATATTGctattaaataatcaaatatatatatatagatatatatatatatatatatatattgataatatgtttttaatgaGACTATAAAAACACTTGTTAAcacatttagtttttttaaagaaaatttagcAGATTTTTTAATCAAGAGAATAGTACTAATGATTAACGAATTTTCCATGAAAACGGCATCAGTAATAACTTAATTTCTAACTGAATTCAAACATGATACTGATAATCGAGTTGATTCCATGATTATAAGTTATTCTATACCGGACCAGACTAACATTGTTTGCttatttcgtagcttttataaatgttttagatttataattaCATAAAATCTGGTCGAGGTTGAAACCTACACATAAAGAAAACTCTTAATATGCATTATATTTCTCAACAAATCATTATTGAATTAATCTGTAGTAAAGTTTTTTTACCCAGGTAGTTTTCTcaaatttcagaaaatgatttaattaattgattttcaattctcagaaaatatattaattgatttaaaaatcatgttatggcttaattctttttttattggtGTTATTGCCTAATACGTTATATCCTCACCAGTTTTATACATGttaaatacaataaatcatatatatatatatatatatatatatatatatatatacatatatatgtttacagTTTACACATACTAATAGTTCTGTTTTAAATTGTCACTATTCACTCAATGTCTCCAGATTTTGTTTATGTGAATACGACTCACGACTCATTTAGCcacatcttcttgattctccaTTAATCATATAAGGACAAGAGTTAAGAATAAGAGAGTCTTGGTTTTTAACTAGGCACCctaaatttagcaaaaaaaaaaactaggcaCCCTAAGGATTATGGTGTGTACAGATCTTCTGATTTTATTGTTACACAACTTTTGACACGTTGTTCTTATAATCTCACTCTTCTAAACCCGAAACGTATCTCGTCTTCATTTTTCACGCCCTAATAGCCTATATAAGTAGACACCctcaaaaaaatcaaaccaacaacaacCATTATCATATAATTTAAGACTTGTATTTAGAGAGATATGGATTACTCTGGTCTTTTTGTTGAAGATGACAACCAAGTGAATGAAGAGAAGCCTCCAGCGCGAGTGTGTCCAAGGTGTAACTCAGACAACACCAAGTTCTGTTACTACAACAACTATAGCGCGTCTCAACCTCGCTATAAATGCAGGAACTGTCGTAGATACTGGACTCATGGTGGGACATTAAGGAACGTACCGATTGGTGGAAGTGGCCGTAAAATCAAACGTAACAGGTTAGACCAGCCTTCTTTTTCTCAGGTGATTTCTGTTGAGAA contains these protein-coding regions:
- the LOC111212199 gene encoding dof zinc finger protein DOF4.4-like isoform X1, which codes for MDKLSVIVKGDHQVNEEKPPPRLCPRCSSDNTKFCYYNNYSVSQPRYNCRNCRRFWTHGGALRDIPIGGRARKIKRTSIDQPSVSQVLSVVQQVNHHQPFLHAQETNEFLGTFGGAVGNHFSSSPEIHGEMVLPIQSIPPMDRFDLFDVTFNQGYYGVGFNDLVGNPLMNQSIGGHVDNYNSYRMNQEDPNNRNQSFNNSINMNHNTSTSGSRGYPGTDHMTDNNKDRNKCVFSSSYHLEKYGP